Within the Thermosynechococcus sichuanensis E542 genome, the region AGGCCTCTTGCCCCAACATTGGGGAATGTTTCCATGAGGGGACGGCCACATTTTTAATGATGGGTCCAGCTTGTACTCGTGCTTGCCCCTACTGCGATATTGATTTTGCGAAAAAGCCCCTACCCTTGGATGCCACTGAACCCCAGCGACTGGCGGAAGCGGTGGTGCGGATGCGGCTCAATCACGTTGTTATTACCTCCGTGAATCGCGATGATTTGCCCGATGGTGGGGCGTCTCAGTTTGTGGCCACGATTGAGGCGGTGCGGGCGCGATCGCCCCAGACGACCATTGAAGTCCTGATTCCCGATCTTTGCGGCAATTGGCAAGCCTTGGATCAAATTTTGGCAGCAAGTCCAGAAGTGCTCAACCACAACACCGAAACCGTGCCCCGTCTCTATCGGCGAGTGCGTCCCCAAGGGAACTATCAGCGCAGTCTAGAGCTGCTACAACGGGTGCGCGATCGCGCCCCTTGGATCTACTCAAAGTCGGGCATCATGGTGGGCTTGGGAGAAACCCCTGAGGAAGTGGCGGCAGTGATGGCGGATCTGCGTCAAGTGGGCTGCGACATTCTCACCATTGGCCAGTACCTCCAGCCAAGTCCCAAACACTTACCCGTGCAGGCCTTTATTCCACCAGAGCAATTTGCAGCATGGCGGCAGCTTGGCGAATCCATGGGTTTTTTGCAGGTGGTCTCCTCTCCCCTCACCCGCAGTTCCTACCATGCTGAGCAGGTGCGTGCCCTCATGCAGCAGTATCCCCGCCAGCGTCCTGCAACGAAGAATCTTGGGTAAAATTATTGCGATTTAATCGCAACTAGGCTAGGCTAAGCAGTAGGAAAAATCCGCAGTAAAAAACCCCCTTGGGTGGGGGCATTTTATGAATAACTGTCAGCTTGTGTTAGGGTTCGTTAACCAAAATTGCGAAAGACTACACCTTCAGGCTGTCGTCGGCCAGAAAGTGAGCGATGTGATAGGCACGTTCCTCCGTTTTCAGCAGGATTTGATCGTACAGATAAGCCGTGGCGCGATCGCCCAAACTTTCTGCTTGGGTAGCCTGCTGCCGCAGAATCCCAATAATCGCCTGCTCTGCTTGCAAATCATTGCTGAGCATTTGTCGACAATTGAAAGCCCCCTCCGGTTCAGGGGTAAAGCAGCAGAGCGCCGCCAACTGTTGAAAACCCGCCACAGGCACGCCCCCCAGACCATTCAAACGTTCGCC harbors:
- the lipA gene encoding lipoyl synthase translates to MVVKPEWLRVKAPQWQRVGSVKELLRDLNLNTVCEEASCPNIGECFHEGTATFLMMGPACTRACPYCDIDFAKKPLPLDATEPQRLAEAVVRMRLNHVVITSVNRDDLPDGGASQFVATIEAVRARSPQTTIEVLIPDLCGNWQALDQILAASPEVLNHNTETVPRLYRRVRPQGNYQRSLELLQRVRDRAPWIYSKSGIMVGLGETPEEVAAVMADLRQVGCDILTIGQYLQPSPKHLPVQAFIPPEQFAAWRQLGESMGFLQVVSSPLTRSSYHAEQVRALMQQYPRQRPATKNLG
- a CDS encoding Dps family protein, whose protein sequence is MTTSALPRQAFGEMGDTVVLLEKATTTPVCEGMNRLLASFQALYLQYQKHHFVVEGAEFYPLHQFFQDCYEQVQGHVHDLGERLNGLGGVPVAGFQQLAALCCFTPEPEGAFNCRQMLSNDLQAEQAIIGILRQQATQAESLGDRATAYLYDQILLKTEERAYHIAHFLADDSLKV